Within Sorangiineae bacterium MSr11367, the genomic segment GGCCAATGAGATCATGGTCGACGAAATGGCGCGCGCGTTGGGGAAAGATCCCGCCGCCTTCCGCCGGGCGACTTTGTCGTCATCCCGCTCGAAAGCCGTGTTGGACAAGGTCACCAGCGCTGGAAACTGGGGCCGCGCGATGCCCCCGGGCACCGCACAAGGCATCGGCCTGCACGAGGAATACAAATCGTGCGTCGCCTGCCTGGTGGAGATCGACACCACCGGGAGCTCGGGACCGCGCGTCACCAAGGCGGTGGTCGCGGCCGATGTGGGGCGCGCGGTGAATCCGCGCGGGCTCGAGGCGCAATTGATGGGCGCCACCGTGGATGGCATTTCCGTCACATTGCAAGCGGGGCTGCACATCGACAATGGCGCCGTGCGGGAGAGCAGCTTTTCCGACTTCCACTATGCGCGCATGCGCGATACGCCGCGGCATTTCGAAGTGCACATTCTCCCGCCCACGACCGGCGAACCCGGCGGCGCCGGGGAGCTCGGCTACCCTGCTGCCGCTGCCGCGGTGGCCAACGCCTACGCCCGCGCGACGGGAACGACCCCGCGCCGTTTTCCCATCACGGGTTGAAGAGGAGCCACCCCATGCCGAATTACACCTTCACGCTCAACGGCAAATCGATCACGGTGGACGCTCCCGCGGACATGCCCCTCTTGTGGGTCCTGCGCGATAAACTCGGAATCACCGGACCCAAATACGGATGCGGCGTCGGCGTCTGCCGCGCGTGCACCTGCCATCTCGATGGTGCGGCCTTCACCCCCTGTTTGATGGCCATGCGCGACGTCCCGGCCAACGCGAAAATCACGACCATCGAGGGCCTCGCCACCGGCGAAACGTTGCACCCCGTGCAGCGAGCCTGGATCGACTGCGACGTCGCCCAGTGCGGCTTCTGCCAAGCGGGCCAAATCATGGCCGCCGCCGCGCTGCTCGCGCAAAAGCCTGCGCCTACGGACGACGACATCGACACCATCGACAACGTCTGCCGCTGCGGCTCGTATCCCCGCATTCGCCTGGCCATCAAAAAGGCCGCGGGCGGTTAAGGCCGAGCTCGTTTAGAAAAAAAACGCGCGCCACGCCGATCGTCCGATCCGGCGGCGCGCGACCCGGACACTGGAGCGAGTAAGCCAGCGCCGCCGGCGAACCTTGCTCTTGCTTCGAATCGAGAGCTCCTGCGCGAAGGTTTGGACACTCTTCGTGGAGCACTTTTTTCATGGTCTTCTCTTCGCCGTTTTTCTTGTTCTTATTTCTGCCGGCGGTTCTTACCCTTTACTTCATCGCGCCGCACGTGGCGCGGAACGCGGTTCTTCTCCTTGCCAGCCTTCTCTTCTACGCGTGGGGCGAGCCAAGATTCATCGTTGTCTTGCTCGCCTCCGTTTCCCTCAATTATGCCCTGGGCCTGCTCGTCGAGCGGTACCGCGAAGGCCTCCTGGGAAAGGCCGTCCTCTTCGGCGCCGTCGCCCTCAACATAGGACTTCTGCTCTTTTACAAGTACGCCGTATTCGCCATGGAAACGGTGGAGGCACTCCGCGCCTTCGCATTTCCCGGCGCGGGGCCCATCACCATCGGGCACATCGAATTACCGCTGGGCATCTCGTTCTTCACCTTTCATCAGCTCTCGTACGTCATCGACGTGCGGCGCCGCCACGCCACGGCCCAGCGCA encodes:
- a CDS encoding (2Fe-2S)-binding protein, which produces MPNYTFTLNGKSITVDAPADMPLLWVLRDKLGITGPKYGCGVGVCRACTCHLDGAAFTPCLMAMRDVPANAKITTIEGLATGETLHPVQRAWIDCDVAQCGFCQAGQIMAAAALLAQKPAPTDDDIDTIDNVCRCGSYPRIRLAIKKAAGG